A region of Cucumis melo cultivar AY chromosome 2, USDA_Cmelo_AY_1.0, whole genome shotgun sequence DNA encodes the following proteins:
- the LOC103492246 gene encoding late embryogenesis abundant protein 47 produces MSQQQPRRPACCDQPEEPIKYGDVFPHVEGDLAHKPVTPEDAAALQAAETALLGKTLHGGAAAAIQSAAAKNERAGLVDRGNDVGDIVADDVSMNAKRVTNLVGAQVVTELHSERVPIGPLSTLNPHKEGGGGITIGEALEATALAVGEKPVEWSDAAAIQAAEVRATGRMNIAPGGIAATAQSAATMNARITQDEDKTKLADVLKDARSRLSADRPATRRDAEGVAGAEMRNDPSLTTHPTGVAASIAAAARLNQSNHSNK; encoded by the exons ATGAGCCAACAGCAGCCCCGGAGACCCGCCTGCTGTGATCAGCCGGAGGAGCCGATCAAGTACGGTGACGTTTTCCCTCATGTTGAGGGCGACCTTGCTCACAAACCGGTGACGCCGGAGGATGCTGCGGCTCTTCAGGCCGCCGAGACTGCCCTACTCGGGAAGACGCTGCATGGCGGTGCCGCTGCCGCGATACAATCTGCTGCTGCAAAAAATGAGAGGGCTGGCCTTGTTGATCGCGGCAACGACGTTGGTGATATCGTTGCTGACGACGTAAGCATGAACGCGAAGAGGGTTACAAATTTAGTTGGTGCACAg GTTGTGACGGAATTACATAGCGAGAGGGTTCCTATCGGACCATTGTCGACATTGAATCCTCACAAAGAGGGAGGAGGAGGAATAACGATCGGCGAAGCATTGGAAGCAACCGCCTTAGCAGTGGGGGAGAAGCCAGTGGAATGGAGTGATGCCGCTGCAATCCAAGCGGCAGAGGTGAGGGCAACTGGGCGAATGAATATAGCTCCGGGAGGGATTGCTGCCACTGCGCAGTCGGCCGCAACTATGAATGCTCGAATAACACAAGATGAGGACAAGACCAAACTGGCCGACGTTCTGAAG GATGCTCGATCAAGGTTGTCGGCGGATAGACCGGCAACCCGACGAGACGCAGAGGGGGTGGCCGGAGCTGAGATGCGAAATGACCCTTCTCTCACTACACATCCCACCGGCGTTGCCGCGTCCATTGCCGCCGCCGCGAGGCTCAACCAGAGCAACCATAGTAATAAGTAG